From Salvelinus sp. IW2-2015 linkage group LG33, ASM291031v2, whole genome shotgun sequence, one genomic window encodes:
- the LOC111958248 gene encoding cytochrome c oxidase subunit 7C, mitochondrial: MFGQVVRRFTTSAVRSSHYGEGPGQNLPFSVDNKWRLLAMMVVFFGSGFAFPFIVVRHQLLKK; encoded by the exons atgttcgGTCAGGTTGTACGACGATTCACAACCTCTGCGGTTCGCTCATCGCATTACGGCGAGGGACCAGGACAG AACCTGCCATTCTCAGTGGACAACAAGTGGCGTCTGCTGGCAATGatggtggtgttcttcggcagtGGCTTTGCCTTCCCCTTCATCGTCGTCAGACACCAGCTCCTGAAGAAGTGA